The stretch of DNA TCGGCGGCACTTTATCGTTGGGTTGAGCCTGGAAATACAGCTTCTTCTTGCCCGCTATCACAACCTCGATGGCTGATGATATCCCCAGCTCCGCCATCATTGACGGATTCATGTAAGCCTTACCTTCAGGTACCTCGTCACGCCTTCTAAGCCTCAGCCTGCGCTCCTTCCTTTGCATCAAGACACCCTGGGAAAAACGATGGCTTGTAATATATTTTTACTTTTCACGCTCTTAAAGCCACTCCGACCGCCTTACCCTAATCTTTCTAACGCGACCGGGAGAAATCGCATAGACAACGCCTTTTCGGGAGGCTAGGCGTGCCTCGCCTATTTCCTCTCTTTGGAGGCCGAGCTTCATCAAGTCCTGGGGGTTGGGATTATGAATGAGTATTAGCTGGCAGTTCCTCAAAACTCGCTCGGAAACATCATCTACCCTCTGTGTTACAGCCACAAGCTGTTCCCCGAACTTTCGAAGCTCCAGGAAGAGGCGCTCGCCGATCGAGGGGGCTTCCCACTTCGCTTTGTACGGCACAACATTCCATGCTTCTTCAATAACGGTCACGTGCACAATGCGGTTTGAAACGCCTCTGTAGTAAACGGCGAAGTCGTACAAGTGCCTTAGCAGAACAAGGACTAGGAGGACTCTGTACCTTAAAGGCATAACACTTAGGTCAACCACGGCACTTTCATCGAAGAGAAAGTATGGAGGGTCATCCCCGTTTAAGACCTGCCCTAGGACCCCGTCGTTCAGAATTGCCAGCCGCCTTAGCAAAGCAGCCTTAATGTCGTAGTCTTTCCAGTCCTTGACGGGTTGCTCCTCTATTGCGGCAATTAGAGTTGAGAGTTTGAGCGGTGGTTTAATCTCGCGAAGGCTACGCTGAAGAAGATACCACTGAGGCTCTGAGAGCTGAAATACCTGTGAGAATAGATCCACAACGAACTCAGGATCATGCTTTAGAGTCTCACCTCTTTCCAGGATATTCATCGAGAAGTTCTCGCCCGGAACATAGCGTTTAAGCCCTTTGTACTCTCCGTGCCAATCCAGTATCAGCACTTTTACACCTTTTTTAAAGTACTCCTCAACCAGAACTTTCGCGGTGTTTGTCTTGCCGCTGCCCGTAGGCCCCACGATAAGAATGTGGCTCTCGGGTATCCGGAGCACGGAGGGCAAATACTTTGACAGGTTCACTTTGAGGGATTTCACGTTGAATTAAAGCTGTGAAAAATAAAAGCCGAAAAGAGTGCATAACAATGTGTTGCTAAACGGGTACGTCAGGGTGCTTCCTAAGGAAGTTAGCCCTGAGAACGTCGTTCGGGAAGGTCCTGTAGCTTTTTTAAAGCTGTCTCTCGGAGAGGTGGAAGTTAAGACGAGGAAGCTCTGCACAATAGGTTTTGTGACCAGTATACAGCGTGGTAGCACCTACACGGACATTACCCTCGCACTGGAGAGCGGCCAGGTAACCGTAAGGGTTTGGGACACTCAGGGGGTGGGAGACCTCCTCGAGGGCCTTAAGAAGGACTCCAAGGTTCTCGTTTTCGGAGTTCTCAGGGAGTACAGGGAGCAGATATACATCTCGGCTGTCCTGCTAAGAGCTGTAACAGAGGAGGAAATCTCGAAGTTTAAGAGGAAGCTATTCGCGGACAGGAAAATCCTACTGAACATAGCCAAAAAACAATAATAGCAAGTTCTCGTGAAGAAATTCAGGGTGTCTCTCCATGCCGGAGAAGAGGAAAAAAGAGGAAAAACAGCCTCAAGGAGTCGATTTGATGAAGTTTTTCTCGAGCCAGGAGGAACAACCCCAAGCTGCCGCGGGTTCTCGCCCTGCATCTCGAGAAGAAGCTCTCCTTACAGAAGAAGTGGAAAAACTCCTGCTTCAACGCATTAAGCAAGAACCCTCCGGTCTGACAAGAAGCCAGCTCTATGAATGGAGCAAGAAAAGAGGAGTCAACCCCGCCTCATTTTACAGAGCGTTAACATCCCTAATAGAGAAGGGGCTAGTTCAACGCAAGTTTGACTCAACCCGTGAAGAATACGTGTTTATAGCCGTACATTAATGAATGATCCCGGTAGCCTATTGAGGCTTTCAACTCAGATCTATCCCCACACGAACCCTAGACTTTTGTGAAGCGCTTCTTCAGCTCCTTGTACTCCTCCTGCGGTACTTTCGACGCCTCCCTCTTACCGTCTTCAGTTAAATTGACCTCGTAACCGGTCATCGTGATGTAGCCCTTATCCCTCAAACCACGTATGGCTTCCGCGAAGCCCCCCACAACGCGCGCAAAGTTCGGGTTCTTCCTAGGCAAAAACTCCTCCGTAATGAACTCAGCTAGGTATTCCTCAGGTGCACTGCTCCCAGATTGATAATATATCTTGCCGCCGTACTCGTAATAGATGTACGCTAGTAAGAACCTTTCAACGCCGGTTAGACTCAACTCCCCCACCCGACGTTTTTTCCGAAGCCTCCTATATTTACTTTTGCATCTATTCCTCTTCAAAAAAGGAAGATAGCCCTCAACCAGAGGTACTCGGATTGCCTCAATACAGGAAACTAAAGAACAAAAATAAATAGAGGTTCCGTAAATATAGAGGGAGTGAGAGAGGTAGCGGCCGTAGTCTAGTCTGGTAGGATGGCGGCCTCCCAAGCCGCAGAACCCGGGTTCAAATCCCGGCGGCCGCACCTGGCTCCCATCTTCTCCTCATTTTCCGACCCTTGAGCTACTGGATCTATGAGCACCTCCGTGTAGCCCACAACAAATCGTGGCCAAGTTGCTCGAGCTAACCGAGCTGACGGGGATGCTTTAGCACCTAAGGCAGCCCCCAGGCCCATCACCAGAGCCTTCGGCACCCGCAACCGGGGTACATCACCGTTGCGCTGGAGAGGCTCCGCTCAGCGGGCTTCGTGAAGGAGGCTGTCGTTGGCAACGCAACACTGAAGCCGAGCAAGGATGACGAAGAGCCTAAGGGGGCCAGTGGAAGGCAGAAAAGGAGGAGCAGTAAGGTGAATGCTTTTTATTGTGCACCGCAAAGACTCGCGCCAGGTAGTTTCGCGGAGAACGGGGGACCATGGAGTTTACGCTAATGTCATTCTCGCATGCCAAGCTGTTGAAGAAAAAACAATACAGATAGTGCCGGGGCCGGGATTCGAACCCGGGAAACTCCCGCATACCCCTAGGCAGGGGTATGTACCGGATTATGAGTCCGGCGCCCTAGACCAGGCTAGGCGACCCCGGCTCTGTGTTTCAAGACAACTCTGGGGAAAATATAATTCTTGCGCTAGAAGGTTACCCTGGAGGCGTAGATCTTCTGCTGTAGCTCATCGACAAACGTTTCAACGCCTTTCACCTGCGGTAATCGCGTCATGATGTCTCGCTCAGTCAATATCCCAACCGGTTTCTTCTCAGCGGAGACAACAACAACCGCTCCGATCCCGCGCTCCTTCATCCTCTTCACCGCCACACCCACATCGTCCTCAGGGCTCACCGTTACCACAGGCCTACTGGCGATGTAGGCTAAAGGTGTTTCATAGACCCTCTGGGCATCACCGGCCCGAAGGGCTTTTAGCACATCATCCGAGGCGAGGAAGCCTAGAATATCTTTGACCGTGACTATACCCTGTAGCTCGCCTCCGGCTATGAGCGGTATGCGCCTGACTCTCCTCTCGCTCATAAGCTGAAGACCCATCCTGATGTTATCGCTGGGCGTAAGGCTGGCGAAAGGCTTAGTCATTATCTCCTTCACCTTAACATGAGTCTCCACGTCAGCGAAAAGAGAAATTATGTGCCGCTCCGAGATGATGCCCACCAACACGCCGTCCCTGTTCACCACGGCCAAAGCGCCGACGCCTCGGTAAAGCATAGTTTCAACAATATCCTTGAGGCCAGCGTCCATGTAGACGAATGGAGGCTTGTAACTTAGCGATAAGGCATCAGTCTCTTCTAAGGCTTTGTATATATCGCCGCTGTAAGTCCCGACAACAATGTCTTTAAACCTCCTACCTCCCAAGAAGTCCACAAGATCGCGGACAGATATCATACCAACAAGCTTACCATCATTGTCCACCAGCGGGCAGTGCCTGACACGCTTCGATGCCATTCCAATAAGTACCTCGAGAAGCTTCGAATCAGGCTTCAGGAAAAGAGCGGGAGGGTAGCGACCCACACCGATTTCAAACAGCTTCATCAAACATTACCTAACCCCTGGGGTTAAAATCTGTTATCTGCATAAGAGGTGTTCAACAATAAACGAAGATGTCAATGCAAGTGAGATGACAACCTCGAAGAAGACAAACGGAAATAAAAATATTGGAAAAATATCGCGCCGCGTAGGAGTTTTGTGCTCAGGCTCACACCAGTAGACAGCCTCGGGCTATTGGGAGTGGCCGGCTCGCACCTCGGGCAGAGCCCTCGGTGCATACACCGCCACCCCATCAACCCCGTCTTCTACGGGTGCCCTCGTCTCGGCCAGGAGCCTCGTCGCCGAGGCCCCATGCGGCCGAGAGCGGCCGCCTCGTCTCGGGGTGGGTTTCCCGCTTAGATGCCTTCAGCGGTTACCCCTTGCGGCGTGGCTGCCCGGCAGTGCCCTGCCGGACAACCGGTAGACTAGAGGCCGCGGCCCGCCGTTCCTCTCGTACTGAGCGGACCATCCCCTCAGGCGGCCAACGGTCCCGGCAGGTAGAGTCCGACCTGTCTCGCGACGGTCTAAACCCATCTCACGTTCCCTTTTAATGGGCGAGCAGCCCCACTCTTGGCCCCTGCTGCAGGGCCAAGCTAGGAAGAGACGACGTCTGGGTACCAAACCGCGGGGTCGATGTGAACTCTCGCCCGCGACGAGCCGGTTATTCCCGGGGTAACTTTTCTGTCATGCCCGGCCCCCACCGAAGGGGGCACGAGCGTTCGCTAGGCCCCGGTTTCCCGCCTGCGCCCCATGCGTTTAAGGGCGCAGTCAGCCCGGCTTTTGGCCTTGCCCTCTACGGCGGAGTTCTGACCCGCCTGAGCCGAGCTTTGGGCACCCCTGATACCTTTTCAGGGGTGTGCCGCCCCAGCCGAACAGCCCACCTGGCGCTGTCCCCCAGGATTGCCCCAGGGTTAGGGATACAGCCACGGGTGAGCGGTGTTTCATGGTCGCATCCACCAGCCCCGGAGGACTGGTTTCATCGCTCCCGCCTACGCTACGCACCCGCAGCCGTATCCCAACGCCAGGCTGCTGTGAAGCTCCACGGGGTCTTCTCGCCCCACCGGGACTCCCAGGACTCTGCACCTGGTTGCGGGTTCAGCGGGTCCCGGGCTGGGACAGTGGGGACCTCGTTGATCCATTCATGCGCGCCGGAACTTACCCGGCAAGGCATTTGGCTACCTTAAGAGAGTCAGAGTTACTCCCGGCCTTCAGCGGCGCTTCGCCCGGTTGTACCCGGGTTTCACGTACCGCCAGTGGCCAGGATTCAGCCCCCGTACTCACCCTTTCGGGCTCGCGGGGACCTATGTTTTTATTAAACAGTCGGGTCCCCCTTGTCACTGCGACCTGCGGTCCCAGGGGTGTGCCCCAAGACCGCAGGCACCCCTTCTCCCGAAGTTACGGGGCCAATTTGCCGAGTTCCCTAGCCCGGGTTACCCCGCCACGCCTTGGGCTTCTCACCCAGGGGCACCTGTGTCGGTTCTCGGTACGGTCGTGGGGGGTCCTTCCCCGCTCCCTTTTCACGGGCCCCAGGAGTCGGGGGAACCTGCCTAACGGCAGGCCCATCGCGCCTTCACCCGCTTCTCGCCATGACGGCACTCCGCGGGCTTCAGCGCTTGGATAGGGCGGCGGCCCTACTCCCCTATCCCGAGGCGTCAGGAGCGGGGCCTTGCGTTGCCGCGAAGCGTACCCCCACGGCAGGGGAATATTAACCCCTTTCCCTTTCGGTGGCACCAGGTTAAGGGCCACCTTAGGACCGGCTAACCCTCAGCCGACGACCGTTGCTGAGGAACCCTTGCCCTTTCGGCGGAGGGGATTCTCACCCCTCTTGCGCTCTTACTACCGCCGGGATTTTCATTCCGAGCGGATCCACCGGACCTCACGGCCCGGCTTCTAGTCCACCCGGACGCCCCCCTACCGGATCACCCCGCAATGCGGGGTGCCCCGGGGTCTCGGCGGCCGGCTTAGTCCCGCTAATCTTCGGGGCCCCCCGCCTCGGCGGGTAAGCTGTTACGCACTTCTTAGCCGATGGCTGCTTCTAAGCCTACGGCCCCGCTGTCTAAGGCGGGGGACACCCTTCTGGCTTGACACTTTAGCCGGCACTTGGGGGCCTTAACCCCGGTCTGGGTTGTTCCCCTCTCGGCCTGGCGGCTTATCCGCCAGAACCCGTCTCCGCCCTTCTACGGTGCCGACCGGTTCGGGGTTCGAAAGGGAGCCGGGGCCTTTCGGCCCCTAAACCCCCAATCGGTGCCCTACCCGATCGGCCACCTCCGGGCGGGCCGGGCTGGGACCCGCTTTGGGGGGAACCAGCTATCACCGAGCTTGATTGGTCTTTTGCCCCTAGGCCGAGGTCAGAGGAACGAATTGCACGTCAGAACCCCTGCGGGCCTCCACCCGGCTTTCGCCGGGCTTCACCCTGCCCCGGCCTAGATCGCTCGGTTTCTGGTCTCACGGCTGTGACTCCGGGCCCTTTCAGACCCCGCCCCACACCGGTCTTGCGACCGGCTACGGGCATGTCGGTTTCCCTACGCCTTCGGGGTTAGAGCCCCTTAGGCTCGCCACAGCCGTGAACTCCCCGGCCCGTGTTTCTAGACGTAAGGCGTGACCCCGGTCCCCTCCCCTCGTACTCCCCGGTCGCCCGGGTTTCCTTCAGGGAGGATCGACCCTTTCGGGCCACGCCACCTGTAGCCGCTCGGTTTCAGGCTCTTTTCACCCCCCTTCCGGGGTACTTTTCAGCTTTCCCTCACGGTACTTAGTTCGCTATCGGTCTCGGGACGTATTTAGCCTTGGAGGTCGGTGCCCCCCAGCTTCCCACGGCAAAACCAAGCCGTGGTACTCAGGG from Infirmifilum sp. NZ encodes:
- a CDS encoding ATP-binding protein, with translation MKSLKVNLSKYLPSVLRIPESHILIVGPTGSGKTNTAKVLVEEYFKKGVKVLILDWHGEYKGLKRYVPGENFSMNILERGETLKHDPEFVVDLFSQVFQLSEPQWYLLQRSLREIKPPLKLSTLIAAIEEQPVKDWKDYDIKAALLRRLAILNDGVLGQVLNGDDPPYFLFDESAVVDLSVMPLRYRVLLVLVLLRHLYDFAVYYRGVSNRIVHVTVIEEAWNVVPYKAKWEAPSIGERLFLELRKFGEQLVAVTQRVDDVSERVLRNCQLILIHNPNPQDLMKLGLQREEIGEARLASRKGVVYAISPGRVRKIRVRRSEWL
- a CDS encoding OB-fold nucleic acid binding domain-containing protein, with the translated sequence MLLNGYVRVLPKEVSPENVVREGPVAFLKLSLGEVEVKTRKLCTIGFVTSIQRGSTYTDITLALESGQVTVRVWDTQGVGDLLEGLKKDSKVLVFGVLREYREQIYISAVLLRAVTEEEISKFKRKLFADRKILLNIAKKQ
- a CDS encoding CBS domain-containing protein, whose translation is MKLFEIGVGRYPPALFLKPDSKLLEVLIGMASKRVRHCPLVDNDGKLVGMISVRDLVDFLGGRRFKDIVVGTYSGDIYKALEETDALSLSYKPPFVYMDAGLKDIVETMLYRGVGALAVVNRDGVLVGIISERHIISLFADVETHVKVKEIMTKPFASLTPSDNIRMGLQLMSERRVRRIPLIAGGELQGIVTVKDILGFLASDDVLKALRAGDAQRVYETPLAYIASRPVVTVSPEDDVGVAVKRMKERGIGAVVVVSAEKKPVGILTERDIMTRLPQVKGVETFVDELQQKIYASRVTF